The Triticum aestivum cultivar Chinese Spring unplaced genomic scaffold, IWGSC CS RefSeq v2.1 scaffold169790, whole genome shotgun sequence genome contains the following window.
gcgcctagtgcacgatcaatcaattatcgatgcaccaaattATTCTCTATACTCTTCACCAGTCACGGCGTAGACCACGTGATGTAGGATGGAATCCTAGTTCATGATCTTTTCACAAATgaagggggaaaggggaagaactaTAAGAACACAAAGAGAAAATCACTCAAACAAACTTAAATCACACACCCACTAaaatagcatacatgagatccacaagtatAACATGAACAATTAAGGAAACATAGCACAAAGGTAAGGTTCTtctcaaatccaaaggagatggggcCTTGATAATCTAGGTAGATCCTTCTTCCTTGGGAGGTCTTGATGATcatatgatggggatccttcttcagagtttttctttctcatgtaataaggttgACGACCACACGTGTGAGGCTTgccgtcttggcaagcacgttcgtctcccctttagcgagtctacaaaCATTTACATCTTTccgtttcagttattgcatagtgatgtttggacgtccccggttgcgagcaacacgggctatctatactatttggtgatattggatgattttactcattatgtgtggacatttcctcttcgtcgcaagtccgacgctcttgccacactcacagctttttattcatatgtcaccacacagttcggtcgtcctattctcgccttgcaaactgacaacggcaaggagtttgacaacgtcgccGTCCGTAATCTTCTTGCGTCGCACGACACCATATTTCGCCTCACTTATCCCTACACGCCACACTAGAATGGTCGCGCTAAGCGCGTTATTCGCACCCTTAATGACCGTGTCTGCACGTTGCTCTTCCATTCCTACGTGCCTCCTCGGTTCTGGCCGGACGCGCTTGCGACCGCCAGCCTTCTCATTAACATCTGCCCATGTCGTTCGCGTTGGAACTACACtcctcaccagctcctcttcggtgcggttccatcttatgatggtcttcgcattttTGGGTGTCTCtattatcctagcaccgcgtccactgcTCCTTACAAACTCGCACCATCATAAGAAATAAAATGAGAGAATTTGCACTCTAACTATTTGCActttaaaacatgtctatatacatccgtatatgatAGTCAtatgaaatctctagaaaggcaaacaTTTAGTAACGGAGGGACTATATAGTACCGTTTATGCCCACACAAAAATTAGTGAAACAATGGCAACTGTTTAAGAATTTAAGAATAGAAGATAATGACCTTTGGCAACAGACTGTGCAGGTGATTGCCAACTCTGGGAAGGTCGGTGTGAACGGCCCAAGATCCCCTCCTTCCCGAAGAACTCAAGTGGAGGAAGTTCTAATTATTGATTAAGCTGACTATGATCTTCGTGTGTGCTAATGTAAGTTGGCCATGATTTTTATTTGACTGTGTGTATACCTGCCCACAGCGTATCATCATCGTTGCACACATGTTTATGTTGCGGTGCATGTTCACCGACCGACTGATCTATTTGCATGTGTAGGTCTTTGAACCGAGTATAGATTAATGGTGAACCGACGGCTTCGTGTCACGTCTCAAGGCAGGCTAAACGAGGACTTTACCATGAACCAAGCACGCGCGCGCGTGTGTATGTGCTACTCATATGTAGGACCTGGTGTTGGTTTGGTGCGGTGCAATGCAACCCCGGATAGGCAGATAGTCAAAGCCGCGAGCTCTATACCGATCATCATCCTACGTACTccttccgttccgaattacttgtcttgaatttgtctagatatggatgtatctagagctAAAAACAATTGTAGCATGCGTGTGCATCCTCACACGCTTTTCCTACTTTCATAGATGGCCCTCCCTTTTTGATTTGGAACGCGAGACTTGCACACAAGGACCTAGTACTAACTACAGTATTTACATTGTCGTAGTCAGGGTGGTTACTTGCACACGTTTCCTTGTCTATGAAGAAAAACCTCATCTGGTGCACATACGCGCATTTACAAACCTCATCTGGTGTACTACGTGTTCTCTGACGCTTTCTTCCACGGCGACTTGCTTTCGAGACAGACGACGTACCGGGTTGGAGTGGTTACAAGCTTAGATTAATCGACCAAATGACGCGAGttttaataagtttaaaaaaaaagtGAAAcacgagaaaaagaaaacgaaatCAAACGGCGGCAACCCCGACCCGACTCGCAGCCTCGTCTCAAAAGCAGcaccaaaaagaaaagaaacactcCAGGTTTGAATTGAACAGCGTGTGGCGACCGTTTCTCACGTGTCCCTTTCGGCTTCGTCTCCACGCGCTACCTCCTCCAGTCTCTATACATAAGACCCAGCTAGCAGCTCATCAGCTCACACTCTCCTCCCGTCTCGTCTCCCCGATCGAGCTTCAGTCACACACCTCACagccgaggcgaggcgaggcgacccAGCAACCCCACCCATGGCGGACCGCGTCCACCCCGCGCCGCTGCTGCCGCTCTCCACCCCACCCGCCCCGCCACCCGACAACAGCGACGCGGCCGCGGAGAACACCCCGCTGCGCTccaccacagcggcggcggcgccgggcgcgtCGTACATCGTGCATGTACCCAAGGACCAGGTGCTCCGGGTCCCGCCCCCGGACCGCGCGCGCAGGTACCGCAAGCTCGCCGCGCGGCCGGCGCGGCGCCGCATGCTCCGCCGCGCCTGCTGCGGCGCGTGCTGCgcgctcctcctcctgctcctcctcgccgccgcgttCGTCGGCGCCGTCTACCTCGCCTTCCGCCCCCGGGCGCCCTCCTTCTCCGTCACGTCCCTCTCCGTCGCCGGCCTCCTCGACGCCTCCCCCGCGCGGCTCGATGCCGCCGTGCGCGCGGACAACGGCGCCAACAGGAAGGTCGGCGTGGACTACCGCGCCGGCGGCGAGGTCAGGGTCTCCTACTCCGGCGTCCTCCTCGCCACGGGCCGCTGGCCGGCCTTCTACCAACCGCCGAGGAACGTGACGCTCATCTCCATGCCGCTCACCGGGAGGGACGGCCTGGCCCTCACGGACGACCAGAGGGCGCGGCTGGCGGAGCAGGCCGCGGCGGGCGCCGTGCCGCTGACGGTGGAGGCGCGGGTGCCGGTGCGGGTGAGGCTCGGGAAGGTGCTGCGGACGTGGACCGTGGACGTGTGGGCGCGGTGCCAGGTCACGGTGGACAGGATCGACGGCGAGACCACGGCCGCCAACCAGGGGTGCACGGTCAAGGCCAAGCCgctctggtggtggtggtgatcgCCGGGGCCAGGGCGGCGTGAACCAAGCACGGAGGCTCTTTGATAAGATCACGGAATCCAATTCCATTATTACTGCCGGTGAAGTGGATTAATTCGTGTGATCTGGAGGATTTCTGTGTGGGGTGCATGCAAATAGTACAATCAATCAGCAGAGCATTCTGACCAGTTGTAGATGCATGTATGCTTCTTCTTGCATAAAAATAAACTACATGTCGATGAATCCCTGGTACAAAAACCAGTCATTTGTCATTGTCATTTTACAATTACGGTTGGGGCTGTCCACGTTCATGTAACTGCGGTAGCTGAAACTTCTAACACTGTTTTGTCAGCAGTGGATAGCGAAAGCCTCCTTCGTACGACTTAAACCTCACCAACAACGCGAAAATTGATTATCTATGCTCCGTTGTTTGGAAAATAGTGGAGCCTGAGTTGTGCGAAAAGAGCGTCGCAATCTAACCATTGCCTACGTATCTATCATCTGACTTCGCCCGCCAGTTTCTCAAAGTCTAAATCCAAAGCCGCGTGCGGGGCAGCTGTATTTATACATCACAAGAAGACCATCGAGTGGACTTCTTTTTCTAAATAGTCATGTTTTCTTTTCGTCACAATAATGGAAAAGAATACTCTCTCGAACTCGGGATCAAACGATGCACATGGTCAATAAACCAAACAAAACCTTTCAAACTTGCAACTGCATCAGCATCAGCAAGTGAAAATGCAAATCATGGTGATGAGGCCATCCAAAATCTCCCGTCAGGCCACTTCATTTACGACATATATTAAATATTGATTGTCTATTATTAAACACGTAACCATCCGTTCCGGTTTATAGGATCAAttcaaaatctcaccaaccaagacaTATGGAAAATGATGGAATACTTTTTATTATTTGCAAAAGTACacaactaatactccctccgttttagtctacaagtcctgcgcgtataactaggttgtcaattttatcatcttaattaatataaactatataacacaaaaaataTATCTTTTAAAAATAGAAACTccgaagtttatattggtatattttttgtaatatatgatttGTATTAGGTTGaccaaattgacgacctagggataTGAGCACGCCatataaactgagagagagggagtatgcTCTTTCTCTAAAAAAATGTGTTtatcaatgtattaattgcaatgtaTGCATGCGTGACCAATAAATGACAAAAACTTTTACATGCATTGGTGACTTTTActcttaggctggtcgtaatggtagtatcataactagtatcatgcatgccaactaggcaattttgatgaggtgtcatagtattaaatgaagaaagagagggtgaggtatcatatcatgataccgtatcataataaatgctatgctactttgtgtcatgcatggcaataaatagagtactacatgatactaatatatgcattagggaggtagtatcatatgcatgatactagtatatgatactccccgttacaaccagccttaggctggtcatagttgGAAGTAATTTACACTGATTTAGATGTAGACTCACAGAATACTCATTATATGCCGAAACTTTTACATGCATAGTCTATGTTATCACCTTCGTAATGTGTAGTAACATAATGTATGTGTGGTATCATGCAAAGCTTTATTTATTTAGATGTAGATTCATTTTATCTCTGAATGTATTATGTTACTATAAACATCTCTTTTTTTGTTAACTGCTTGTCACATAAGCAAATTCGCCTTGGGGTGTGTTAAAACTTCTAAAACTGTTTTGTCAGGAGTGGATGGCGAAAGCCTCCTTGGTACGACTTAAACCTCACCAACAACGCGAAAATTGATTA
Protein-coding sequences here:
- the LOC123176328 gene encoding NDR1/HIN1-like protein 13; this translates as MADRVHPAPLLPLSTPPAPPPDNSDAAAENTPLRSTTAAAAPGASYIVHVPKDQVLRVPPPDRARRYRKLAARPARRRMLRRACCGACCALLLLLLLAAAFVGAVYLAFRPRAPSFSVTSLSVAGLLDASPARLDAAVRADNGANRKVGVDYRAGGEVRVSYSGVLLATGRWPAFYQPPRNVTLISMPLTGRDGLALTDDQRARLAEQAAAGAVPLTVEARVPVRVRLGKVLRTWTVDVWARCQVTVDRIDGETTAANQGCTVKAKPLWWWW